From Ignavibacterium sp.:
AGTCAAATTCATCTTCATCTGACTCTGATGTATCCCGCCCGGCAGAATCTTTATCAATAAAAATTTTTATTCGTTTTGATTTATCCTTGTTAGAATAGGAATCCTTTGTGAGATTCTTTAATTCATACATAACGAGATCTTTGTAATTATCTATCTCATTGTCGGGAAGTTTCTGATTATTCTTATAAATCGATTTGATTTTATCTCCATCGAATTCAACTCGATAGTTGTCACTTCCATCTTTGAAAATGAAGGTTTTGTCCGCTGTTGCAGTTTCCGAGTTCCTGACAGTTTCACCCGAAGAACAGGCAGTTAAAAGTAGCAATGAAAAAGAAATGGAAAGAAAAAAATATCCAAACTCTTTTGTTGTAGCTATTTGTTTCATATTAACCTCATTAGTTATTATTTCTGATTATTAAGACTTAAACGAATTTTAAATTGTTTCGTGCATTAAGTTGTAATTCAAAGAAAGGTAACAGGAAAGGATTAACGGAGTTGGAAAATGTTCATCAGAAAAGCTTTATCCCTTTATTAAAGTTTGGATGACAATTGTTATTGAGTCAAAACCAGGAGAAGAAACTCTTAGATATTTTTCTAAATAGAAGAACCAAATTTTATTTTTCGTTCAGCAGGATTTCTTTGCATTTCTGAAGTTGTGCTATTTGTTCATCAGAAAGTTTAGGATAATCCGGCTTCAGTTTTTTCATTGTCTGAACAATCACTTCACTTACAGCCAAACGCGCAAACCATTTTTTATCAGCCGGAATGATATACCAGGGCGCGTATTTTGTGCTTGTTGCTGAGATTGCATCCTGATATGCTTTCATATACTCATTCCAGAATTTTCTTTCATCAACATCTGCAGCAGAAAATTTCCAGTTCTTTGCCGGGTCTTCAATTCTTGACAAAAATCTTTTCTTCTGCTCTTCTTTGGAAATGTTTAGAAAGAATTTGATTATAAATGTTCCGTTTTCATATAAATATTTTTCAAAATCATTTATCTGCCGGTATCTTTTTTCCCAGATATTATCATCAATTAACTCTTCCGGAAGTTGCTGATACTTAATTAAGTTATGAACTCTTACAATCAAAACATCTTCATAATGTGAGCGATTGAAAATTCCAATTCTTCCTCTTTCCGGAACCGCTTTCTGAATTCTCCACAGATAACCGTGGTCAAGTTCTTCTTTTGATGGTTGCTTGAAACTATAAACCTGAGTGCCCTGAGGATTAAGTCCACTCATTACATGTTTTATTGCACCGTCTTTACCTGCAGCATCCATTGCCTGAAAGATTATCAGAATTGAATATTTGTCCTGCGCATAAAGTTTATCCTGAAGCTCAGCCATAGTTTCAATATTTTTTTTCAACATCTTTTCAGCTTGATCTTTAGAATCAATATCTGCAGTGTAATCGGTTTTAAATTTTGATAAATCAAATTTGCTGTTGTGCTTTGCGATAAATTTTGATATGTCCATCTTTGAAATGCTCTGATTATTTTAGAATAAATGATTAATTAAAAATAGTAATACTATGAAATTATATCTAACAATCCTTCTATTAATTTTAGTTGCAACTGTAAACGCTCAAAATCAATTTCAGCAGTTTATAAATTATGTTAATTCACTTCCTGATCCGACTTCAAAACAAACTGCAGTTGATAGTTTTGTTGTTTATGCAAGAACCCAGGGTATTCCTTTTATAACCGGCGACTCGGCTAATTTTATTTATCGCGGAAGTGTAAGCTCAATTTCAATTGCCGGAGATTTTAACGGATGGACTCCAAACTGGAATATGACGAATCTTTCAGGAACAAACTTCTGGTACTACTCCAAAGTTTTTGAATCAGATGCAAGACTCGATTATAAGTTTGTAAGAAATGGAAATGATTGGATACTTGATCCGGAAAATCCGAGACAGGTAAGTGGTGGATTCGGACCTAATTCAGAGCTTGCCATGCCGGATTACATTCAGCCATGGGAAATTAATTATCGAAGTAATATTCCTCACGGTACGATTGTAAACAAAACCATTTATAGCATAAATGTTGGCGCTTACTATCAATTAAGAATTTACCTTCCACCAGGATATGATTCTACTTCAGCAGAGAGATATCCAACAGTTTATTTTCAGGACGGATTTGAATACATAACGCTTGGAAGCGCTGTAAATGTGATTGATAATCTGATAGACAGCAATAAAATCAATCCTGTTATTGCTGTATTTGTCAGACCAAATAACAGAAACGAAGAATATGCCGGTTCAGTTCGCGTTCAATACAGATTATTTTTTGTGAATGAATTGGTTCCTTACATTGATGCAAGTTTTAAAACAATTGCTTCTGCAGATAAAAGACTTGTACTTGGAGATTCATTCGGAGGGAACATTTCCGCACTGATAAGTTACAATCATCCAGAGGTTTTTGGTTATTGTGGATTACATTCAGGTGCATTCTGGCCAAACAATTACGAAGCATATAATCTTGTTGTAAATGGTCCTGTAAAAAATATTAAATGGTGTTCGGTTTGGGGAACTTATGAGGGTTCGTTACCTGCAAATATGAGAAACTTCAGAGATTTTCTTCTTCAAAATAATTATCAGCTAAGTTGGGAAGAACGCCACGAAGGACACAGTTGGGGTTTATGGCGTGCAACAATTGA
This genomic window contains:
- a CDS encoding alpha/beta hydrolase-fold protein gives rise to the protein MKLYLTILLLILVATVNAQNQFQQFINYVNSLPDPTSKQTAVDSFVVYARTQGIPFITGDSANFIYRGSVSSISIAGDFNGWTPNWNMTNLSGTNFWYYSKVFESDARLDYKFVRNGNDWILDPENPRQVSGGFGPNSELAMPDYIQPWEINYRSNIPHGTIVNKTIYSINVGAYYQLRIYLPPGYDSTSAERYPTVYFQDGFEYITLGSAVNVIDNLIDSNKINPVIAVFVRPNNRNEEYAGSVRVQYRLFFVNELVPYIDASFKTIASADKRLVLGDSFGGNISALISYNHPEVFGYCGLHSGAFWPNNYEAYNLVVNGPVKNIKWCSVWGTYEGSLPANMRNFRDFLLQNNYQLSWEERHEGHSWGLWRATIDNMLIFFSPFEPNSIESDDKSLLNEFYLEQNFPNPFNPSTKISWQSPVGSWQTIKLYDLLGREIETITDGYYEAGYHFISYTAGSKLPSGVYFYKLQVGNFSETRKMMLLK
- a CDS encoding polyphosphate kinase 2 family protein — encoded protein: MDISKFIAKHNSKFDLSKFKTDYTADIDSKDQAEKMLKKNIETMAELQDKLYAQDKYSILIIFQAMDAAGKDGAIKHVMSGLNPQGTQVYSFKQPSKEELDHGYLWRIQKAVPERGRIGIFNRSHYEDVLIVRVHNLIKYQQLPEELIDDNIWEKRYRQINDFEKYLYENGTFIIKFFLNISKEEQKKRFLSRIEDPAKNWKFSAADVDERKFWNEYMKAYQDAISATSTKYAPWYIIPADKKWFARLAVSEVIVQTMKKLKPDYPKLSDEQIAQLQKCKEILLNEK